GTGCACGACGAGCCCAACGTCGTCGACGTGGATGCCGCGGGCGGCGATGTCCGTGGCGACGAGCGTGGTGGCCGTGCCCCCGTGGAAGGCGTCGAGGTTGCGCGTGCGGGCGTTCTGGCTCAGGTTGCCGTGCAGTTCGACCGCGGGCACGCCCGAGGAGTTGAGCTGCTTGGCCAGCTTCTTGGCACCGTGCTTGGTGCGGGTGAAGACCACGGTCCGGCCGGGAGCCGCGGCCAGGTCCAGCAGCACGGGGAGCCGGTCGTCCTTGTGCACGTGGAAGACGTGGTGCGCCATCGTCGCGACGGGCGACTGCGCCGAGTCCGCCTCGTGGGTCACCGGGTCGGTCAGGAAGCGCTTGACCAGGACGTTGACGCCCGCGTCGAGGGTGGCGGAGAACAGCATCCGCTGGCCGGTGCGCGGCGTGCGCTCCAGGATGCGGCGCACCCCGGGCAGGAAGCCGAGATCGGCCATGTGGTCAGCCTCGTCGAGCACGGTCACCTCGATGCTGTCGAGGCTGACATGCCCCTGCCCGATCAGGTCCTCGAGACGGCCGGGGCAGGCGACGACGACGTCGACACCCCGACGCAGCGCGCTGACCTGGGGGTTCTGGCCGACGCCGCCGAAGACGGTCTGGCTGGTGAGCCCGAGCGGGCGGGCCAGGGGGGCCAGGGCGGTGTCGATCTGGAGGGCCAGCTCGCGGGTGGGGGCGAGGACGAGCGCCCGGGGGCGCTGCGAGCGGCGCGGGGTGCCGCTCGCGGCCAGGCGGGCCAGCAGCGGCAGGAGGAAGGCGTAGGTCTTGCCCGAGCCGGTGCGCCCGCGGCCGAGCACGTCACGGCCGGACAGGGAGTCCGGCAGGGTGGCCGCCTGGATGGGGGTGGGCACGGTGATGCCTGAGGCCGCAAGCACGTCGGTCAGCGCGGCAGGCACGCCGAGGTGGGCAAAGGTGGTGTCAGCAGACACAGGGGTACTCCCGAGGTTGTGCTCTCGAACAGAGCTGCTCACCAACAGATGAGCGCGGGTCGTTCTGCCCGGCGCGAGCCGTCACGGGTCGCGGCGCATGAGCATCGACATGAGAAGGCGGCCCGAGGCAGAACGGAGCGGACCGCGTGCCACCCACCCTACCGCGGCGCCGACAGACGCGCTGACCACGGCACCGATCTATGAGAACCCGGGCGAATGGCGCACACTGGACTGATGCGCCCCCGACAGAAACAGCCCGACCGGCCCCGCCCCGCCAACAGCCCGTTCCGCTCCGAGGCGACACCCATCCACCCGGAGTACGCCGTCGACGACCGGGTCACCCACGACCGCCACGGACTCGGCCGCGTGGTGCGTGTCGACGGCGACCGGGTCAACGTGCGCTTCGGCTCCCAGACGGTGAGCGTGGCCGTCTCCAGCCCGCGCCTGCACCCGCTCTGAGCACGGGGCCGGAGGCGTCCACGGGTATCCCCGGGCGGCAGACCGGCGCCACGGGGTGTGACACGATTCCACCGTGAGCACCACCGCAGACCCCGCCGCCCGGGCAGGCGCCCCCCTCCCCCTGCTGGTCCTGGGCCACGGCCGCGACCTGGCCACCGAGCGGGGCGTCGAGTGCCCCGGCGACCTCCCGGCCCCCTCTGAGCCCGGCCTCGTCGAGCGCGCACGGGCCGCCCGAGCGGCCCTCGGTGAGAAGGTGTTCGTCCTCGGGCACCACTACCAGCGTGACGAGGTCATCGAGTTCGCCGACGTGACGGGCGACTCGTTCAAGCTCGCCAAGGAGGCGGCGGCGCGCCCCGAGGCACCGTGGATCGTCTTCTGCGGCGTGCACTTCATGGCGGAGTCGGCCGACATCCTCACCAGCGACGAGCAGACCGTGATCCTCCCGGACCTCGCCGCCGGCTGCTCGATGGCCGACATGGCCCAGATCCACCAGGTCGAGGACGCCTGGGACGACCTCGTCGAGGCCGGCGTCGCCGACGACACCGTCCCCGTGACCTACATGAACTCCTCCGCCGCGATCAAGGCCTTCACCGGCCGGCACGGCGGCACCATCTGCACCTCCTCCAACGCCAAGAGCGCTCTGTCGTGGGCCTTCTCGCAGGCCGGTGACGGCCGGGTCGAGGGAGGCACCGGCAAGGTGCTCTTCCTGCCGGACCAGCACCTCGGCCGCAACACCTGGGCCCGTGACCTCGGCGGCTCCCTCGAGGACTGCGTGGTCTTCGACCCGCACCGGCCCCTCGGTGGGCTCACGAAGCAGCAGCTGCAGGACGCCCGGATGATCCTGTGGCGCGGCCACTGCTCGGTGCACGGCCGGTTCACGCTCGAGGCCGTCGAGCAGGCGCGGCGGGAGATCCCCGGCGTCAAGGTCATCGTCCACCCGGAGTGCCGACACGAGGTCGTCGAGGCGGCCGACGCCGTGGGCTCCACGGAGAAGATCATCAAGACCATCGCCGCCGCTCCGGACGGCACCAAGTGGGTGGTCGGCACCGAGCTCAACCTCGTCAAGCGGCTCGCGGCCGAGTTCCCGCGCCAGCAGATCGCCTTCCTCGAGAAGAACGTCTGCTACTGCTCGACGATGAACCGCATCGACCTGCCCCACCTCGTGTGGGCGCTGGAGTCCCTCGTCGACGGCCGGGTGGTCAACCCCATCCGGGTCGACACCGAGGTGGCGCACTTCGCCCGCGTCGCCCTCGACCAGATGCTCGCCCTGCCGGGCGAGACCCACCGCGACTAACCGGTATGCCGTGGGCGCGCCGTGGGCGGGCCCGTCAGCTCCTCCACCGTGAGGGTGAAGCCGCGCGCCCGCAGCCGCTCGACGAGCACGTCGCCGAACGCGGTGGCGGGGGTGAGCACGCCGGCACGCGTAGGCAGGCGCGGCTCGTCCTCGGCCAGGCACAGCGCAGACTCCGCGAGCATGACGGCCGTGCCGGCATACCCGGGATCCGCCTGGGCCGCCACGACCGCGAGGTAGCGCCGCCCGGTGGAGGTCGCCGTGCGGACCTCCATGCGGAAGCTGCCGCGCCGGCGCACCTCCTCGCTCGGCCCCTCGCCGGGTGACGGGAGCAGGAAGCCGAGCAGCGGGCGGGTCAGCGGGTTGGCCATCCCCACGACCAGGGCGCCGAGTCCGGCTGAGACTGCGGCCGCCCGCAGCTGTCCGGCGCGTCCCCTGCCGCAGGCCATCCGTTCGCGGTAGCGGAACCGGCGCCCGTACGCGTGGGCCGCCAGCGCACTGCTGCGGCGCACGATCCGGGTGTTGAACGAGCCCATGACGAAGGGCGCCGTCCACTGGCCCGTCTCGCCGTCGCGCATCACGCCGCTGACATCGCTCTGGCGCCCCAGCTGCGGCTCGGCCTCCCGGTCCGGACTGAGGGCGTAGGGGTCGAGGACGACACGGCGAGCCGCGGCGTCGGAGGCGGCCGCCGCCACCATGGTGCGCATCGACTCGACCGTGCCGCCGCTCACGCCGCCACGCAGCTGCCGCACGAGCAGCGTGGTGTCGCCGAGGTCACCGGCGCCGTCGGCGGCGGCCCGCTCGTGGAGCATCAGCACGCCGAGGTCGGAGGGCACCGCGTCGAACCCGCAGGCCGTGACCAGGCGGGCGCCGGTCTCCTGCGCCGTGCCGTGGAGCCGGTCGACGAGCTGGCGCACGAAGAGCACCTCGCCGGTCAGGTCGGCGTAGTGGGTGGCCGCCTCGGCACAGGCCCGGGCCAGCCCGAAGCCGTGGCGGGCATAGGGGCCCACCGTCGTCGCGACCACGCGCGTCGAGCGGGCCAGCCGCTCCAGCGCTGCGTCGTCGCTGCTGTCGGCGACGACGAGCGGCCAGTCGCGGGCAGGCCCGGGAAGGGTGGCTCGCAGGTCCTCGAGCCGGGTCGCGCTGCGCCCGGCCAGCGCGATGCGCAGGTGCCGCGGCGCGTGGACGGCGAGGTCTGCGGCGAGCAGCCGCCCCACGAAGCCGGTGGCGCCGTGGACGACGAGGTCGTGCTCGCGCTCGCTCACCGGCGCCGCTCGCGCGGCTGGTGCCCCTCGGCCACCTGCTCCTCGGGTCGCGGGGGCCCAGGCGGGGTGCCG
This Knoellia sp. p5-6-4 DNA region includes the following protein-coding sequences:
- a CDS encoding DEAD/DEAH box helicase yields the protein MSADTTFAHLGVPAALTDVLAASGITVPTPIQAATLPDSLSGRDVLGRGRTGSGKTYAFLLPLLARLAASGTPRRSQRPRALVLAPTRELALQIDTALAPLARPLGLTSQTVFGGVGQNPQVSALRRGVDVVVACPGRLEDLIGQGHVSLDSIEVTVLDEADHMADLGFLPGVRRILERTPRTGQRMLFSATLDAGVNVLVKRFLTDPVTHEADSAQSPVATMAHHVFHVHKDDRLPVLLDLAAAPGRTVVFTRTKHGAKKLAKQLNSSGVPAVELHGNLSQNARTRNLDAFHGGTATTLVATDIAARGIHVDDVGLVVHADPPVEHKAYLHRSGRTARAGAAGTVVTLMTADQVADVRDLTRKAGIRPTTTRLDASHPLLLEVAPGHRSFPGGIVFDQGDGQAKQGQPKQGRAKQGQASQTGRAKQGQASQTGRAKQGQASQTGRAKQGQAQQPGRSGRARSGGGAARSGSTTAYSTSTPGSGGGERARPSGGSRGGGGGAAAFSTRSRAGSRGGR
- the nadA gene encoding quinolinate synthase NadA; this translates as MSTTADPAARAGAPLPLLVLGHGRDLATERGVECPGDLPAPSEPGLVERARAARAALGEKVFVLGHHYQRDEVIEFADVTGDSFKLAKEAAARPEAPWIVFCGVHFMAESADILTSDEQTVILPDLAAGCSMADMAQIHQVEDAWDDLVEAGVADDTVPVTYMNSSAAIKAFTGRHGGTICTSSNAKSALSWAFSQAGDGRVEGGTGKVLFLPDQHLGRNTWARDLGGSLEDCVVFDPHRPLGGLTKQQLQDARMILWRGHCSVHGRFTLEAVEQARREIPGVKVIVHPECRHEVVEAADAVGSTEKIIKTIAAAPDGTKWVVGTELNLVKRLAAEFPRQQIAFLEKNVCYCSTMNRIDLPHLVWALESLVDGRVVNPIRVDTEVAHFARVALDQMLALPGETHRD
- a CDS encoding saccharopine dehydrogenase NADP-binding domain-containing protein gives rise to the protein MSEREHDLVVHGATGFVGRLLAADLAVHAPRHLRIALAGRSATRLEDLRATLPGPARDWPLVVADSSDDAALERLARSTRVVATTVGPYARHGFGLARACAEAATHYADLTGEVLFVRQLVDRLHGTAQETGARLVTACGFDAVPSDLGVLMLHERAAADGAGDLGDTTLLVRQLRGGVSGGTVESMRTMVAAAASDAAARRVVLDPYALSPDREAEPQLGRQSDVSGVMRDGETGQWTAPFVMGSFNTRIVRRSSALAAHAYGRRFRYRERMACGRGRAGQLRAAAVSAGLGALVVGMANPLTRPLLGFLLPSPGEGPSEEVRRRGSFRMEVRTATSTGRRYLAVVAAQADPGYAGTAVMLAESALCLAEDEPRLPTRAGVLTPATAFGDVLVERLRARGFTLTVEELTGPPTARPRHTG